The proteins below are encoded in one region of Syngnathus acus chromosome 2, fSynAcu1.2, whole genome shotgun sequence:
- the kctd6b gene encoding BTB/POZ domain-containing protein KCTD6 isoform X1, whose protein sequence is MEAGAIGGHSKCGRACSPPVAQPWFKFFNTAGMASTPPACKMPTPVTLNVGGHLYTTSLSTLQRYPDSMLGAMFRGDFPTARDSQGNYFIDRDGTLFRYILNFLRTSELTLPADFTETDLLRKEADFYQIEPLIHCLSDPKPLYPPDIFEQVVELSSTRKLSKYSNPVAVIITQLTITTKVHALLEGISNNFTKWNKHMMDTRDCQVSFTFGPCDYHQEVSLRVHLMDYIMKQGFTIRNTRVHHMSERANENTVEHHWTFCRPAQIVED, encoded by the exons ATGGAGGCTGGGGCCATAGG GGGCCACTCAAAGTGTGGTCGTGCATGCAGTCCACCAGTTGCCCAACCCTGGTTTAAGTTCTTCAACACAGCCGGCATGGCTTCTACTCCACCTGCCTGTAAG ATGCCTACTCCCGTCACCTTAAACGTCGGAGGTCACCTGTACACAACCAGCTTGTCCACGCTGCAGCGTTATCCTGACTCCATGCTGGGCGCCATGTTCCGGGGAGACTTCCCAACAGCCCGCGACTCCCAGGGCAATTACTTCATTGACCGCGACGGGACGCTTTTCAGGTACATCCTGAACTTCCTGCGGACGTCGGAGCTCACCCTCCCGGCTGACTTCACAGAGACAGACCTTCTGAGAAAAGAAGCCGACTTCTATCAGATTGAACCCTTGATCCATTGCCTGAGCGATCCCAAGCCGCTGTACCCTCCGGACATCTTCGAGCAGGTTGTGGAGCTTTCCAGCACACGCAAACTGTCCAAGTACTCCAACCCAGTAGCCGTCATCATCACACAGCTGACCATAACCACAAAGGTCCACGCCCTGCTCGAGGGCATTTCCAACAACTTCACCAAGTGGAACAAACACATGATGGACACCAGAGACTGCCAGGTGTCCTTCACCTTCGGGCCGTGTGACTATCACCAGGAAGTGTCCCTGCGAGTTCATCTCATGGACTACATCATGAAACAAGGCTTTACCATTCGTAACACGCGTGTGCACCACATGAGCGAGCGGGCCAACGAGAACACGGTGGAGCATCACTGGACTTTCTGTCGACCGGCTCAAATCGTGGAAGATTGA
- the kctd6b gene encoding BTB/POZ domain-containing protein KCTD6 isoform X2, with the protein MDNGGWGHRMPTPVTLNVGGHLYTTSLSTLQRYPDSMLGAMFRGDFPTARDSQGNYFIDRDGTLFRYILNFLRTSELTLPADFTETDLLRKEADFYQIEPLIHCLSDPKPLYPPDIFEQVVELSSTRKLSKYSNPVAVIITQLTITTKVHALLEGISNNFTKWNKHMMDTRDCQVSFTFGPCDYHQEVSLRVHLMDYIMKQGFTIRNTRVHHMSERANENTVEHHWTFCRPAQIVED; encoded by the exons ATGGATAATGGAGGCTGGGGCCATAGG ATGCCTACTCCCGTCACCTTAAACGTCGGAGGTCACCTGTACACAACCAGCTTGTCCACGCTGCAGCGTTATCCTGACTCCATGCTGGGCGCCATGTTCCGGGGAGACTTCCCAACAGCCCGCGACTCCCAGGGCAATTACTTCATTGACCGCGACGGGACGCTTTTCAGGTACATCCTGAACTTCCTGCGGACGTCGGAGCTCACCCTCCCGGCTGACTTCACAGAGACAGACCTTCTGAGAAAAGAAGCCGACTTCTATCAGATTGAACCCTTGATCCATTGCCTGAGCGATCCCAAGCCGCTGTACCCTCCGGACATCTTCGAGCAGGTTGTGGAGCTTTCCAGCACACGCAAACTGTCCAAGTACTCCAACCCAGTAGCCGTCATCATCACACAGCTGACCATAACCACAAAGGTCCACGCCCTGCTCGAGGGCATTTCCAACAACTTCACCAAGTGGAACAAACACATGATGGACACCAGAGACTGCCAGGTGTCCTTCACCTTCGGGCCGTGTGACTATCACCAGGAAGTGTCCCTGCGAGTTCATCTCATGGACTACATCATGAAACAAGGCTTTACCATTCGTAACACGCGTGTGCACCACATGAGCGAGCGGGCCAACGAGAACACGGTGGAGCATCACTGGACTTTCTGTCGACCGGCTCAAATCGTGGAAGATTGA
- the abhd6b gene encoding monoacylglycerol lipase ABHD6b, protein MAAELDLVNLLIIAGGTLAIPLLAFVASFLLWPSALIKVYYWYWRRTLGLQVHYADCRGYRFCYSCRGKPGMRPSILMLHSFSTHKDTWLTLVKYLPKHLHIVCVDMPGHEGTTRTNAEDYSIVGQARRIHQFVETIRLDRKPFHVVGTSMGGNVAGVYAATYPREICSMTLICPDGIKHPCETKFDNHLQDLERSNYTLNIPLIPTTPEEMQDMFRLCSHVRFKIPQQILQGLVDVREPHNSFYEEVFLEIVSEKSRYALQEHLHLITAPVQVIWGKRDQVVDVSGATVIAEMLPGCRVDLLENCGHSVVMEKPCRTAKLILEFIILQQEARGGAKKSS, encoded by the exons ATGGCAGCCGAATTAGACCTTGTGAATCTGTTGATAATTGCTGGGGGAACGCTGGCTATCCCCCTTTTGGCATTCGTCGCTTCCTTCCTCTTGTGGCCCTCGGCACTCATTAAAGTCTACTATTG GTACTGGAGGAGGACTCTGGGTCTCCAGGTCCACTATGCAGATTGCCGAGGCTACCGTTTCTGTTACTCCTGTCGAGGCAAGCCCGGAATGAGGCCCTCCATTCTGATGCTGCACAGCTTCTCTACTCACAAAGACACTTGGCTCACACTTGTCAAG TACCTGCCAAAACATCTACACATCGTATGCGTGGACATGCCAGGCCACGAGGGTACGACCCGGACCAACGCAGAGGATTACTCCATCGTGGGGCAGGCCAGGAGAATTCATCAG tttgtGGAAACAATTCGCTTGGACCGGAAACCTTTCCATGTGGTTGGGACCTCCATGGGGGGAAATGTCGCCGGGGTGTACGCCGCCACTTACCCAAGAGAAATTTGTAGCATGACGCTCATATGTCCAGATG GTATCAAACATCCATGTGAGACCAAGTTTGATAATCATCTGCAAGATCTGGAGCGTAGCAACTACACACTGAATATTCCACTCATCCCAACCACACCTGAGGAGATGCAGGACATGTTCAGGCTATGTTCACATGTTCGCTTTAAGATACCTCAGCAG ATTCTCCAAGGACTTGTGGATGTCCGAGAGCCTCACAACTCTTTTTATGAAGAAG TGTTTCTCGAGATTGTGAGTGAGAAATCCAGATATGCTTTACAGGAACACTTGCATCTCATCACTGCGCCTGTGCAGGTGATATGGGGCAAACGGGATCAG GTGGTGGATGTGTCTGGAGCCACGGTCATTGCAGAAATGTTGCCAGGATGCAGAGTGGACCTGCTGGAGAACTGTGGCCACTCTGTGGTGATGGAGAAGCCTTGTCGCACAGCCAAACTCATCCTCGAGTTCATCATCCTGCAGCAAGAAGCGAGAGGAGGCGCAAAGAAATCATCCTAA